One part of the Elusimicrobiaceae bacterium genome encodes these proteins:
- a CDS encoding sulfatase-like hydrolase/transferase encodes MKKLAVPRWIQSYALFIFGNWLVFEALRLVFMYVYRGALTPEHYHELWETFYIGAKFDARLACAVAIPLGLYLTVYAFWHKASYIKKGVCWFYALIEMLLMLIYFTDFAHYAYISMRVTSSIFTYSENALISAQMLWETYPVVWIILGLLLWAVIGYFFTKKLLTYAFGRDDKYRWKGNLAWFFGGLLITGGLMFGQISQYPLRWSNAYHSTNNFICNLTLNPVLNLFDTYRFAMGKDYDANKARHYYDEVAAYLQVQHPNKETLNYEREYASSAQPKDYNVVLIFMESLAWNKSSFTNPDLDPTPFVKSLADKGILFTNFFTPTSATARAVFATLTGIPDVSSVKTSSRNPLIVDQHLVANALREYEKYYFIGGSSSWGNIRGVIEHNLDHVHMYEEGKFQNEHRNDVWGISDLDLFREANRILEADQHKTGKPFLAIIQTAGYHRPYTIPADNAGFVPNTTLTNEQVHKRSFVSVDEYNSLRLSDHFLHEFFKLAEKSDYYHNTLFVIFGDHGLAAPESENMPRGYVELNLINHQVPLILAGPVIKKPRVVTETASQVDIVPTVMGLLGRGYMTRSIGRDVLSYKHEPGAFLYAWAQTPHPIGFVQGEYYYQILGVDGQDGLYKFGAPDFNRNLASEEPQRYTHMKNMALGLYETSKYLLYNNHKNNEQDQ; translated from the coding sequence ATGAAAAAATTGGCAGTTCCCCGCTGGATACAGTCCTATGCTTTGTTTATCTTCGGCAATTGGCTCGTATTTGAAGCCCTGCGTTTGGTGTTTATGTATGTGTACCGCGGAGCTTTGACGCCCGAACATTATCACGAGCTTTGGGAAACATTTTATATTGGTGCCAAATTTGATGCCCGCCTGGCCTGCGCAGTAGCAATTCCACTGGGATTATATTTAACGGTTTACGCTTTTTGGCATAAAGCCTCGTATATTAAAAAAGGTGTCTGTTGGTTTTATGCGCTAATTGAAATGCTTTTGATGTTGATATATTTCACGGATTTTGCACACTATGCATATATTTCCATGCGGGTCACTTCTTCCATTTTCACCTATTCCGAAAACGCCCTTATTTCCGCCCAAATGTTGTGGGAAACCTACCCGGTTGTATGGATTATTTTAGGCCTTTTGTTATGGGCCGTAATCGGATATTTCTTTACCAAAAAATTATTGACTTATGCCTTTGGCCGGGATGATAAATACCGTTGGAAAGGCAATTTGGCTTGGTTTTTCGGAGGTCTTTTGATAACGGGGGGATTGATGTTCGGACAAATCAGCCAATATCCGCTACGCTGGAGTAATGCGTACCATTCCACTAATAATTTTATCTGCAATTTAACCTTAAACCCGGTCTTGAACTTATTTGATACTTATCGCTTTGCCATGGGCAAAGATTACGATGCAAACAAAGCCCGTCACTATTACGATGAAGTGGCGGCCTACTTGCAGGTGCAACACCCCAACAAAGAGACGCTTAATTATGAACGGGAATATGCTTCGTCTGCCCAGCCCAAAGATTACAATGTGGTGCTGATTTTTATGGAATCTTTGGCATGGAACAAATCCTCCTTTACGAATCCGGATTTGGACCCTACGCCGTTTGTTAAATCACTGGCAGATAAGGGTATTTTGTTTACCAATTTCTTTACGCCCACTTCTGCCACAGCGCGTGCGGTATTTGCCACTTTAACGGGTATCCCCGATGTAAGTTCTGTCAAAACCAGCTCCCGCAATCCGCTCATTGTAGATCAACATTTGGTGGCCAATGCTTTGCGTGAGTATGAAAAGTATTATTTCATTGGCGGCAGTTCCAGCTGGGGAAATATACGCGGAGTTATTGAGCATAATTTGGATCATGTACATATGTACGAAGAGGGCAAATTCCAAAATGAACACCGCAACGATGTGTGGGGTATTTCCGATTTGGACTTGTTCCGGGAGGCCAACCGTATTTTGGAGGCCGATCAGCATAAGACAGGCAAGCCATTTTTGGCCATTATTCAAACGGCCGGCTATCATCGTCCCTACACCATTCCGGCTGATAATGCAGGATTTGTACCAAACACTACCTTGACGAACGAACAAGTGCACAAGCGCAGTTTTGTGAGTGTGGATGAATATAACTCCTTGCGCTTGTCGGATCATTTCTTGCATGAATTTTTTAAGCTGGCTGAAAAATCGGATTATTATCATAATACGCTGTTTGTGATTTTTGGGGACCACGGATTAGCGGCTCCCGAATCGGAAAATATGCCGCGCGGGTATGTGGAACTGAACTTGATTAATCACCAAGTGCCGCTTATTTTGGCTGGTCCGGTGATTAAAAAACCGCGTGTGGTGACCGAGACGGCCAGCCAAGTGGATATTGTCCCGACGGTGATGGGTTTGTTAGGGCGCGGATATATGACTCGTTCTATCGGGCGGGATGTCCTAAGCTACAAACATGAACCCGGTGCATTCCTTTATGCATGGGCACAAACTCCGCACCCCATTGGTTTTGTGCAAGGGGAGTATTATTATCAAATTTTGGGAGTAGACGGTCAAGACGGTTTGTATAAATTCGGAGCTCCGGATTTTAACCGTAACTTAGCCAGTGAAGAACCCCAACGCTACACGCATATGAAAAATATGGCTTTGGGCCTGTATGAAACCTCTAAGTATTTGTTGTATAATAATCATAAAAATAATGAGCAGGACCAATAG